A stretch of Candidatus Brocadiaceae bacterium DNA encodes these proteins:
- a CDS encoding chemotaxis protein CheW, with protein sequence MEALLEHEEKTDVSSVSAHTGKYLTFVLCGEEYGIGILKIREIIGIMKITPVPQTPEHMKGVINLRGKVIPVIDLRLKFGLTEKEHTQETCIIVVEVRGILTGVIVDTVSEVLDVQGKDLEPSPRFGDGVDTEIFLGIAKIKNQVKILLDIDKIVSMEELHRMENMSVNC encoded by the coding sequence ATGGAAGCGCTCCTGGAGCATGAAGAAAAAACAGACGTTTCAAGCGTTTCCGCACACACAGGAAAATACCTGACGTTTGTGTTGTGCGGAGAGGAATATGGCATCGGCATTCTCAAGATACGGGAAATTATTGGCATTATGAAAATAACGCCGGTGCCGCAGACACCGGAGCACATGAAAGGGGTGATCAATCTAAGGGGAAAGGTGATCCCTGTAATAGACTTGCGGTTAAAATTCGGTTTGACTGAGAAGGAACACACACAGGAGACCTGCATCATAGTGGTAGAGGTGAGGGGCATACTCACCGGTGTTATTGTTGACACGGTATCGGAAGTCCTTGACGTGCAGGGTAAGGACCTGGAACCTTCCCCTCGCTTTGGAGACGGGGTGGATACGGAAATCTTTCTGGGAATAGCGAAAATCAAAAATCAGGTAAAGATCCTGCTTGATATTGATAAAATCGTGAGCATGGAAGAACTCCATAGAATGGAAAATATGTCCGTAAACTGCTAG
- a CDS encoding methyl-accepting chemotaxis protein: MTIGQKIMLFGILPSIATAFFIYVVLADKLSIKGDADKISVLSQYITTASALVHELQKERGASAIYAVSGGAKMGDILSDQKQNTNKALAALRSFLESFHANQYGTEFGIKVHAAKVLLDSLASKRDAITALSISKSDAVLYYTTVNINFIQSFEQVALMSTHKDISAKASAYVNFMSAKELAGIERAIMGGIVGANKAINAFDLDKWMTVWKGSDRLLGNFEYLSSQEVKGFYNSNLTGQIVSDVSDIRKLLLEKINEGNFGITGEQVFDATTRRIDVLKRIEDFQAKELMDSAVTISATAKKGIIIYIAISVCSIIAAVVLNLLNKGLATKITNLFKSLLADLTGSAGQLASASEQISASSQGLSQATSEQAATIEETSSTMEEIASMAKQNADNAQEASKLARACNDTVEIGNKEVISTVEQGNVAVGEMAGAMKNISESSGKIADIIKIIEGIAFQTNLLALNAAVEAARAGEHGRGFAVVAEEVRNLAQRSSDAAKDITELITDSVKKAENGTGLVNKTKGAFDEVVAKVKEVFENSVVQVKKVTDLVNEIATASAEQTNGIDQTGKAIQQMDQVIQQNAANAEETAAASEELTAQAQGLNDLVEKIAREVNSKDDDGASLKKSAVRESKSITGIKGKQRFALPEKAQTETNRGNGKRAYAAAARSADQVIPLSDDNFDGF, encoded by the coding sequence ATGACCATAGGTCAAAAGATTATGTTGTTCGGGATACTGCCGTCTATTGCAACAGCATTTTTTATTTACGTAGTTCTTGCTGACAAATTAAGTATTAAGGGCGATGCTGACAAGATAAGCGTGTTGAGTCAATATATTACCACTGCAAGCGCTTTAGTGCATGAATTACAAAAAGAACGTGGCGCCTCCGCAATTTATGCTGTCAGTGGCGGCGCAAAGATGGGTGATATACTCTCGGATCAAAAGCAGAACACCAATAAGGCCCTTGCCGCACTTCGTAGTTTTTTAGAATCCTTTCATGCGAATCAGTATGGAACAGAGTTCGGCATAAAGGTACACGCAGCCAAAGTCCTGTTGGACAGTCTCGCATCAAAAAGAGACGCGATTACGGCGCTTTCTATATCAAAAAGCGACGCGGTTCTTTATTACACGACAGTAAACATAAACTTTATTCAATCCTTTGAGCAGGTCGCGTTAATGTCTACACACAAAGATATATCTGCCAAGGCATCCGCCTACGTAAATTTCATGTCAGCAAAGGAATTGGCAGGAATCGAGCGGGCGATAATGGGTGGTATTGTAGGCGCAAACAAGGCCATTAATGCTTTCGATTTGGACAAATGGATGACCGTCTGGAAAGGAAGTGATAGACTTCTCGGGAACTTTGAATATCTGTCTTCTCAGGAAGTAAAGGGTTTTTACAATTCAAATTTAACAGGACAGATCGTATCGGATGTTTCAGATATAAGAAAACTGTTGTTGGAGAAAATAAACGAAGGAAATTTTGGCATCACAGGGGAACAGGTTTTTGATGCAACAACAAGAAGGATTGATGTGCTGAAACGTATTGAGGATTTTCAGGCAAAGGAGCTTATGGATAGCGCTGTAACTATCTCTGCAACTGCGAAAAAAGGCATTATCATATACATAGCCATCAGCGTTTGCAGCATTATTGCCGCGGTTGTTCTTAATTTACTGAATAAAGGTTTAGCGACAAAGATCACAAACCTCTTTAAGAGTCTCCTTGCGGATCTTACCGGAAGCGCAGGCCAACTTGCGTCCGCGTCGGAACAGATTTCAGCGTCGAGCCAGGGCCTGTCTCAGGCGACCTCCGAACAGGCGGCAACGATTGAGGAGACCTCGTCAACCATGGAGGAGATTGCTTCCATGGCGAAGCAGAACGCGGACAATGCCCAGGAGGCGTCCAAGCTGGCAAGGGCATGCAATGATACCGTAGAGATCGGCAATAAAGAAGTTATCAGCACGGTTGAACAGGGTAATGTTGCCGTTGGTGAAATGGCCGGTGCAATGAAGAATATTTCAGAGAGCAGCGGAAAGATTGCGGATATTATCAAGATCATCGAAGGCATAGCCTTTCAGACAAACCTGCTTGCCCTGAACGCGGCGGTTGAGGCCGCCCGCGCGGGAGAACACGGAAGGGGATTCGCGGTGGTTGCCGAGGAGGTAAGGAACCTTGCGCAAAGGAGCTCAGACGCGGCGAAGGACATAACGGAACTCATTACCGATAGCGTGAAAAAGGCGGAGAATGGCACCGGGCTGGTGAACAAGACCAAAGGGGCGTTTGACGAGGTGGTCGCCAAGGTAAAGGAGGTGTTTGAAAATTCAGTTGTCCAGGTAAAGAAGGTCACTGACCTGGTCAATGAAATAGCCACCGCTTCGGCAGAGCAGACGAATGGGATCGACCAGACGGGCAAGGCTATTCAGCAGATGGACCAGGTGATCCAGCAAAACGCCGCGAACGCGGAGGAAACGGCGGCGGCAAGTGAAGAACTGACGGCACAGGCACAGGGGCTGAATGACCTGGTTGAGAAAATCGCAAGAGAGGTGAACTCGAAGGATGACGATGGCGCCTCTTTAAAGAAATCAGCCGTGAGGGAAAGCAAGAGCATTACAGGGATAAAGGGAAAACAGCGGTTTGCCTTGCCGGAAAAGGCGCAAACAGAGACAAACAGGGGGAACGGGAAGCGCGCGTATGCCGCGGCTGCCAGATCTGCGGATCAGGTGATCCCATTAAGCGATGATAATTTTGATGGTTTTTAA